The Glycine soja cultivar W05 chromosome 3, ASM419377v2, whole genome shotgun sequence genome window below encodes:
- the LOC114405932 gene encoding putative cysteine-rich receptor-like protein kinase 35 — protein sequence MDPTTNLVEFSSQNLEACTNNFSQSNLIGLTKFGRLYRGILEGQHVVVKIWDGERMEQLSSKYDDENLIIKEEVKFWTNPTLRGYPNLVKLIGYTWERDAKGLVYDLNPLDTLDNVIMKDNLNWLQRINVIHELAKLLKFIHDQEKQNMVLNISASHILLDKDYKPNFIDLVLLSEVTMLREQLTMSTSYINPYFSLRGGEWDRSCEVFSFGIVLLELITKRVSVIGKREHASINLDGVVHIWAKKEYKPNCSLVHETLQEDWCYCAEDGVSITLLALQCIEFFPANRPTMRDVLHRLDNLLVLQRMADARATKREKQLISS from the exons ATGGACCCAACAACAAACCTTGTTGAGTTTTCATCTCAGAATTTGGAAGCATGTACCAACAATTTCAGTCAGAGCAATCTCATTGGCTTGACAAAGTTTGGTAGATTGTATAGAGGCATCCTTGAAGGTCAACATGTAGTAGTGAAGATATGGGATGGTGAAAGAATGGAACAGTTAAGTTCCAAATATGATGATGAGAATTTGATTATCAAA GAGGAAGTAAAATTTTGGACTAATCCAACATTAAGAGGTTACCCCAATTTGGTGAAGTTGATTGGTTATACTTGGGAGAGAGATGCAAAGGGACTTGTTTATGATCTCAATCCACTTGATACTTTGGATAACGTAATAATGAAAG ATAACCTGAATTGGCTTCAGAGAATAAATGTAATTCATGAACTTGCAAAGCTCCTGAAATTCATTCATGACCAGGAAAAGCAAAATATGGTGTTGAATATCAGTGCATCTCATATTCTTCTCGACAAG GATTACAAGccaaattttattgatttggtgTTGCTTAGTGAAGTGACAATGCTAAGGGAACAACTAACAATGTCAACTAGCTACATCAATCCTTATTTTTCTCTAAGgg GTGGTGAATGGGATAGAAGCTGTGAAGTGTTCTCATTTGGCATTGTTTTGCTTGAACTAATAACCAAAAGAGTTTCAGTCATTGGGAAGAGAGAACATGCAAGCATAAACTTGGACGGTGTGGTTCATATTTGGGCCAAGAAAGAATACAAGCCAAATTGTTCTCTTGTCCATGAAACTTTGCAGGAAGATTGGTGTTACTGTGCTGAAGATGGTGTTTCAATAACTTTATTGGCATTGCAATGCATAGAATTTTTTCCAGCAAACCGTCCAACAATGAGGGATGTCTTGCACAGGCTAGATAATCTTTTGGTGTTACAACGTATGGCTGATGCTAGAGCAACCAAAAGGGAAAAGCAACTCATTTCATCCTGA
- the LOC114405934 gene encoding SPX domain-containing protein 3-like has product MKFGKRLKQQIQESLPEWRDKYLSYKELKKLVRLISAAPPTLLNGSLEYGKTETEFVYLLNNEIDKFNGFFMEKEEDFIIRHMEVQQRIKRVVDVWGPSGSQPSEEDYREEMAKIRKAIVDFHGEMVLLVNYSNINYTGLAKILKKYDKRTGGLLRLPFIQKVLEQPFFTTDLISKLVKECESIIDAVFPAEEEAERAKEAKDAITVAGEGIFRNTVAALLTMQEIRKGSSTESPFSLPPLNLLDSDLIQSIQLNAAVPIVK; this is encoded by the exons ATGAAGTTTGGGAAGAGACTCAAGCAACAAATTCAGGAGTCGTTGCCGGAGTGGAGGGACAAGTATTTGTCGTACAAGGAATTGAAGAAGCTCGTACGGCTCATATCGGCGGCGCCGCCAACGTTGTTGAATGGATCGTTGGAATATGGCAAGACGGAGACTGAGTTTGTGTATTTGTTGAATAATGAAATAGACAAGTTCAATGGGTTCTTCATGGAGAAAGAGGAGGACTTCATTATTCGACATATG GAAGTACAACAGAGAATCAAGAGAGTAGTTGACGTGTGGGGACCAAGTGGAAGTCAACCTTCAGAAGAAGATTATAGAGAGGAGATGGCTAAAATCAGAAAAGCTATTGTTGATTTCCACGGTGAAATGGTTCTCTTAGTCAACTACAGCAACATCAATTacacag GGTTGGCAAAAATTCTGAAGAAATACGACAAGAGGACAGGGGGGCTTCTGCGTTTGCCATTCATCCAGAAAGTGTTGGAGCAGCCATTTTTCACAACAGATTTGATCTCAAAGCTGGTGAAGGAGTGTGAGAGCATAATCGATGCAGTGTTCCCGGCAGAGGAAGAAGCTGAGAGAGCAAAGGAAGCAAAAGATGCAATAACTGTGGCAGGAGAAGGGATTTTCAGAAACACAGTTGCGGCTTTGCTTACAATGCAAGAAATCAGAAAAGGTAGTTCCACAGAGAGCCCTTTCTCTTTGCCACCACTCAACTTGCTAGACTCTGATCTCATCCAATCAATACAACTCAATGCTGCTGTTCCCATTGTCAAGTGA
- the LOC114405643 gene encoding uncharacterized protein LOC114405643: protein MYEHLNDASQASTRQVGGYITLLQCWIYEHFPAVHTCVVHDVYDEGSPRACRWLTGKAHMTGIKGAPYRRHMDALTVTDVCWMPYVEHRGVRGFDLISSYTGQLRWGELCVVPGQVAPDYMEWFFWISYPFVTRTEETAEPRHPPPPHDEEFVEPPIPEVSIASDLATHSVVDCEGCQGMAEDLGAIAEDLERVINLRMVTEGTDLYDIMTRCLRRARGDATDGSLRPRQRRRID from the exons ATGTACGAGCATCTAAACGACGCGTCGCAGGCCTCTACACGGCAGGTGGGTGGTTACATTACACTTCTTCAG TGCTGGATATACGAGCACTTTCCTGCAGTGCATACATGCGTTGTTCATGATGTTTATGATGAGGGGAGCCCACGGGCCTGCAGGTGGCTTACGGGTAAGGCTCATATGACGGGGATCAAGGGAGCCCCGTATCGGAGACATATGGATGCCCTGACTGTGACTGACGTGTGCTGGATGCCCTATGTTGAGCACCGGGGAGTCAGGGGCTTTGACTTGATATCGTCGTACACCGGCCAGCTCAGATGGG GAGAGCTCTGTGTAGTTCCTGGGCAGGTGGCGCCAGactacatggagtggttttttTGGATTTCGTACCCGTTCGTCACGCGGACCGAGGAAACTGCTGAGCCGAGACATCCACCTCCCCCTCATGATGAGGAGTTCGTCGAGCCACCCATCCCCGAGGTTTCAATCGCGTCCGATCTCGCTACGCATTCAGTG GTTGACTGCGAAGGATGTCAAGGGATGGCTGAGGATTTAGGAGCGATTGCTGAGGATTTGGAGCGGGTCATCAACCTCAGGATGGTCACTGAAGGCACTGACTTATATGACATCATGACTCGTTGTCTGAGGAGAGCTAGAGGTGACGCCACAGATGGAAGTCTTAGGCCGCGACAGAGACGCCGCATAGATtag
- the LOC114405644 gene encoding protein MAIN-LIKE 1-like, protein MTGAADAVHTEGVATDGSLGSPAVDEGFPSGPRDPSVLTGFAEHVTHNIWSGQLVSHGRKVDKIGRPAPEIEGMTAATGLSPLIRCSVITTDPGLISAFIERWHCETSTFHLPVGELTITLDDVASLLHVPITSALHKFESLVTSDAIGLLTKLLEVSHKEATAET, encoded by the exons ATGACAGGCGCCGCCGATGCTGTTCACACAGAGGGAGTGGCTACTGATGGGAGCTTGGGGTCACCTGCTGTAGATGAGGGATTCCCCAGTGGGCCACGCGACCCATCGGTTTTGACCGGTTTTGCTGAGCATGTCACACACAACATCTGGAGTGGACAG TTGGTCTCCCATGGTAGAAAAGTAGATAAAATTGGGAGACCAGCGCCTGAGATCGAAGGCATGACTGCTGCCACCGGATTGAGTCCACTGATCAGGTGTTCTGTTATCACCACTGATCCTGGACTCATATCCGCCTTCATCGAGAGGTGGCATTGCGAGACTAGCACGTTCCACCTGCCAGTAGGCGAGTTGACGATCACGCTGGATGACGTGGCGTCACTCCTACACGTTCCCATCACTAGCGCGCTGCATAAGTTTGAGTCGCTGGTTACTTCAGACGCAATTGGTCTACTGACGAAGCTTCTTGAGGTCAGTCATAAGGAGGCTACAGCTGAGACCTAA